One Chitinivibrionales bacterium DNA window includes the following coding sequences:
- a CDS encoding FtsX-like permease family protein, with protein sequence MEWFIALRYLRGKRKNGFISFIAYISAAGVFLGSFVLIVALCVANGFEREVRNRIIGIFADARILQYFSRPIDNYDSLRTRILDHPDVVAASPYISGKGLIEHEGVQEGNLIMGIDDSLEATVTDLRNTIVIGDLNLDSLESNEGNVLPGILIGMGLANKLGVRTGSEVILGTIPAVEDQMDIMSSVRAGKFSVTGVFETGMYEYDLNLVYTSIASAQELFDTKGVEGIQIKTTNVYQADKIAESVVEHVDGYPYRSVDWKSQNKSLFKWMKLERLIIFIVISLIIVVAAFNIICSLVMMIMEKRREIGILMGMGTTSKTIMKIFMLNGVIIGLIGSTLGVLAGSVLSYIQYKYQLIPLPGDIYFITTLPIHIRTIDIWSIYLSANIICFLATLYPAWKASRILPAESLRIE encoded by the coding sequence ATGGAATGGTTTATTGCACTCCGCTATCTTCGCGGAAAAAGAAAAAACGGATTTATTTCCTTTATAGCTTATATTTCTGCTGCAGGAGTATTCTTAGGAAGCTTTGTTCTTATTGTGGCGCTCTGTGTTGCCAACGGATTTGAAAGGGAGGTTCGTAACCGGATAATCGGCATTTTTGCCGACGCACGTATTCTTCAGTATTTCAGTCGTCCAATCGATAATTACGATTCGCTCCGCACCAGAATACTCGATCATCCCGATGTCGTTGCCGCGTCTCCCTATATCAGCGGTAAAGGCCTTATCGAGCATGAAGGCGTGCAGGAGGGAAATCTTATCATGGGTATCGATGATTCTCTTGAAGCAACGGTTACCGATTTAAGAAATACCATTGTGATCGGAGACCTGAATCTCGATTCGTTGGAGTCGAATGAAGGAAATGTATTGCCCGGAATACTGATAGGAATGGGACTTGCCAATAAGCTTGGTGTCAGAACAGGGTCGGAGGTGATTCTGGGAACGATTCCTGCCGTTGAAGATCAAATGGATATCATGTCGAGTGTTCGGGCCGGAAAGTTTTCGGTCACCGGCGTATTTGAAACCGGTATGTATGAGTACGATTTGAACCTGGTCTATACCTCGATTGCATCGGCACAGGAACTCTTTGACACAAAAGGGGTCGAAGGCATTCAGATAAAAACCACCAACGTTTACCAGGCCGATAAGATTGCAGAAAGTGTTGTCGAGCATGTCGATGGGTATCCCTACAGATCCGTTGACTGGAAAAGTCAGAACAAGAGCCTGTTTAAATGGATGAAACTCGAGCGGTTGATAATTTTCATTGTTATCTCCCTTATCATTGTTGTTGCCGCATTTAATATTATCTGTTCTCTTGTCATGATGATCATGGAAAAACGGCGCGAAATCGGAATTCTCATGGGCATGGGAACCACGTCAAAAACAATCATGAAAATTTTCATGCTCAATGGCGTGATAATCGGTCTGATCGGCTCGACACTGGGTGTTCTGGCGGGTTCGGTTCTTTCATATATACAATATAAATACCAATTGATTCCTCTTCCAGGAGACATTTATTTTATTACGACTCTTCCGATTCATATCCGCACAATCGATATATGGAGCATATATCTTTCGGCCAATATTATCTGTTTTCTGGCAACGCTCTATCCGGCCTGGAAAGCATCCCGTATTCTTCCTGCAGAATCGTTGCGGATAGAGTAG
- a CDS encoding ATP--guanido phosphotransferase, with protein MVSSRVDIVPPWLDNSGPENDVVISTRIRLARNLDGRRFPGLASLFEKKTIYEEITGAIGQIEDYKSCPSVNFCSLPEINRQFLVEERIVSPEFLHCEGDRGVIQIDSHRVTVLVNEEDHLRMLGMDSGYRPDELWDTLDELDNKVGRKLTFAFDSQRGFLTSCPTNSGTGLRVSFLLHLPGLVLTKTIDQILQAASQTGISTRGFFGEHSEVYGSFFQFSNHATLGASEENFLANTKKMIEEIIDHERKARKKIVRYAKDELIDKIYRAYGIFSFARIMTVDEFFNLASIIRFGIYSNLINIVSIGELNRLMLMVLPAHIQMAAGKILSPEKLCRQRATLVKTYLGGRT; from the coding sequence ATGGTGTCATCACGGGTAGACATTGTCCCTCCGTGGCTGGACAATTCCGGTCCTGAAAATGATGTAGTCATCTCAACAAGAATACGGCTTGCCCGTAATCTAGATGGACGGCGCTTTCCCGGGTTGGCATCGCTCTTTGAAAAAAAGACAATTTACGAAGAGATTACCGGAGCAATCGGGCAAATCGAAGACTATAAATCGTGTCCTTCGGTTAATTTTTGCTCTCTTCCCGAAATAAATCGTCAGTTTCTTGTCGAGGAGCGCATTGTCAGCCCCGAATTTCTTCATTGCGAAGGCGATCGTGGGGTAATCCAGATAGATTCTCACCGCGTTACTGTACTGGTCAATGAAGAGGACCACCTGAGGATGCTCGGGATGGATTCGGGGTATCGTCCCGATGAACTGTGGGATACGCTCGATGAGCTGGATAATAAGGTTGGCCGTAAGCTTACCTTTGCCTTTGATTCACAGCGTGGCTTTTTGACCAGTTGCCCCACAAACTCCGGTACCGGTCTTCGGGTATCCTTTCTGCTCCATTTGCCGGGGCTTGTTCTTACAAAAACCATAGATCAGATTCTCCAGGCGGCAAGCCAGACCGGTATTTCAACACGGGGATTCTTTGGGGAGCATTCGGAAGTATACGGAAGCTTTTTCCAGTTTTCGAATCATGCGACCCTGGGTGCATCGGAAGAAAATTTCCTGGCAAACACAAAGAAGATGATTGAAGAGATTATCGATCATGAGAGGAAAGCCCGAAAAAAGATCGTTCGGTATGCAAAAGATGAGCTGATCGACAAAATTTATCGCGCATATGGTATTTTTTCTTTTGCGAGGATAATGACGGTCGATGAATTTTTCAATCTTGCATCCATAATAAGATTTGGGATTTATTCTAATTTAATTAATATAGTATCCATCGGCGAGCTGAATCGTCTGATGTTAATGGTTTTGCCGGCGCATATTCAGATGGCGGCCGGGAAAATTTTATCACCCGAAAAACTTTGCCGACAACGAGCAACACTCGTAAAAACCTATCTTGGAGGAAGAACTTAA
- a CDS encoding ATP-binding cassette domain-containing protein — MIKVDNVTKSFVDDAGKLEVIRSASFSIEKGGMVALVGISGAGKTTLLQIIGGLDKPTTGSVEIAHKDLGRMKPRELASFRSHEVGFVFQFHHLLPDFTAIENVLMPGLICGKSKTECMPRAKELLDIMGLSRRGTHFPSELSGGERQRIALARALFNEPTIVLADEPTGNLDRENSQLLLDLFCKANKELRQTFIVATHNDRLSQGMTQTIYIEDGTVISKT; from the coding sequence ATGATAAAAGTAGACAATGTAACAAAATCTTTTGTTGATGATGCCGGGAAGCTCGAGGTTATTCGCAGCGCATCCTTTTCGATTGAAAAAGGAGGAATGGTAGCGCTGGTAGGTATTTCGGGAGCGGGCAAAACTACGCTGTTACAGATAATCGGCGGACTTGATAAGCCTACTACCGGCTCGGTCGAGATAGCACACAAAGACCTTGGCCGTATGAAGCCCCGGGAACTTGCGTCCTTTCGCAGCCATGAAGTCGGATTCGTCTTTCAGTTCCATCATTTGTTGCCCGATTTTACTGCAATCGAAAATGTGCTGATGCCCGGGTTGATCTGCGGTAAGTCGAAAACGGAGTGTATGCCCAGAGCAAAGGAATTACTCGATATAATGGGGTTGTCCCGAAGGGGCACTCATTTTCCCTCGGAACTCTCCGGAGGGGAGCGGCAGAGAATCGCTCTTGCGCGGGCCTTGTTTAATGAGCCCACAATTGTTCTTGCCGATGAACCTACCGGAAATCTTGACAGAGAAAACAGTCAGCTTCTTCTGGATCTCTTTTGCAAGGCAAATAAAGAACTCAGGCAAACCTTTATTGTGGCAACACATAACGACCGGCTTTCGCAAGGTATGACGCAAACAATTTATATTGAAGATGGGACGGTAATAAGTAAAACTTAG
- the lysS gene encoding lysine--tRNA ligase has product MEFSFVENQEPINDQMQARIDKIKDLRLLYNNAYAERFERTHNCAIAKALEDGHKPVLVAGRVMSIRQFGKLIFGHLQDFHGRIQFAAQKDVLREKFDPLKKLVDVGDFIGIEGEMITTKKGEKSINVLKWKFLSKSLRPLPEKFHGLTDPEQRLRRRYLDMAMSPEVLHRFKKRTKIVAAIRNYLNNNGFYEIETPILQNKASGALATPFVTHYNALDMDVYMRIAPETYLKRAIAGGFEKVYEFARSFRNEGVDSSHLPDFTLLEYYVAYWNYEDNMVFTERLIKHLLMEVNGSVVVKYGDTEINFETSWPRISFRDLILQDTGVDIYECPNKEKLLEAIKSEGIDLSEEVDLKKAGRGTIIDQLYKKMSRPDLIDPVFVIHHPLDLSPLARRNDENPRVVDRFQLVVNGWEVVNAYSELVDPLDQAERFKQQAEIRAEGESEAMVGEDDFLTCMEYGMPPMSGWGMGIDRIVALLTNANTLRDVVLFPLLRPE; this is encoded by the coding sequence ATGGAGTTTTCATTCGTGGAAAACCAGGAACCAATTAATGATCAGATGCAGGCCCGCATCGATAAAATCAAAGATTTAAGACTGCTGTATAATAATGCTTATGCAGAACGTTTTGAAAGAACTCATAACTGTGCTATCGCCAAAGCGCTCGAGGATGGCCATAAACCTGTGCTTGTAGCCGGTCGTGTCATGTCGATCCGTCAGTTCGGCAAATTGATTTTCGGCCATCTTCAGGACTTTCACGGCAGGATCCAGTTTGCCGCTCAGAAAGATGTTCTCAGAGAAAAATTCGATCCTCTGAAAAAATTAGTGGATGTCGGCGATTTCATCGGTATTGAAGGCGAAATGATTACCACGAAAAAAGGTGAAAAATCGATTAATGTTTTGAAGTGGAAGTTTCTTTCCAAATCATTGCGGCCTTTACCCGAGAAGTTCCATGGGCTTACCGATCCCGAACAGCGCCTCCGGCGGCGATATCTCGATATGGCCATGTCACCCGAGGTGCTGCACCGGTTCAAAAAGCGTACTAAAATCGTGGCTGCAATTCGTAATTACCTGAACAATAACGGTTTTTATGAAATTGAAACTCCGATCCTTCAGAACAAAGCAAGTGGTGCGCTGGCCACGCCTTTTGTAACTCACTACAATGCTCTGGATATGGATGTCTATATGCGAATAGCTCCTGAAACATATCTGAAACGTGCTATCGCAGGGGGGTTCGAAAAAGTATACGAATTTGCCCGTTCATTTCGTAATGAAGGAGTCGATTCATCCCATCTTCCCGATTTTACGCTTTTAGAATATTATGTTGCCTATTGGAACTACGAAGACAACATGGTTTTTACCGAACGGCTGATTAAACACCTTCTCATGGAAGTCAATGGAAGTGTGGTGGTGAAATACGGCGATACGGAAATCAATTTCGAAACATCATGGCCCCGTATTTCTTTCCGGGATCTGATCCTTCAGGACACCGGTGTCGATATCTACGAATGTCCAAACAAAGAGAAGCTTTTAGAAGCAATCAAAAGTGAAGGGATTGATCTCAGCGAGGAAGTGGATTTGAAGAAGGCGGGACGGGGTACGATTATCGACCAGTTGTATAAGAAAATGTCTCGTCCCGATCTCATCGATCCGGTTTTTGTCATTCATCACCCCCTCGACCTCTCTCCTTTGGCACGACGGAATGATGAAAACCCCCGGGTTGTCGACCGGTTTCAGCTTGTGGTCAATGGATGGGAAGTCGTGAATGCCTATTCAGAGCTGGTTGATCCTCTCGATCAGGCAGAACGTTTCAAGCAACAGGCAGAGATACGGGCTGAGGGTGAAAGCGAGGCAATGGTTGGTGAGGATGATTTTCTTACCTGCATGGAATACGGGATGCCGCCTATGTCAGGGTGGGGAATGGGTATCGACAGAATAGTTGCCCTGCTCACCAATGCAAACACATTACGTGATGTTGTTTTGTTTCCGCTGCTCCGTCCTGAGTAG
- a CDS encoding STAS domain-containing protein: protein MLIESTYIHGYQLLKIKKELNLNSDLTELRQIIEEYVEKGPINIALKFTDDSYLYTKSIASLVQSFEMVRDHGGKMAVINPNEDIIEVLNTVGFTDLVKICKNEEELAKV, encoded by the coding sequence ATGCTGATAGAATCAACCTATATCCACGGGTACCAACTTCTGAAAATCAAAAAAGAACTGAATCTGAATTCCGATCTTACCGAACTCAGGCAGATCATCGAAGAGTACGTCGAAAAGGGTCCGATTAATATTGCATTGAAATTCACCGACGATTCTTATCTCTATACAAAATCCATCGCGAGCCTGGTACAGTCATTTGAAATGGTACGAGATCACGGCGGAAAAATGGCGGTGATCAATCCCAACGAGGACATTATCGAGGTGCTCAACACTGTGGGATTTACTGATCTGGTAAAAATCTGCAAAAACGAAGAAGAACTCGCCAAGGTATAA